In the genome of Xanthobacteraceae bacterium, one region contains:
- a CDS encoding MaoC family dehydratase has product MNPVVTKMKTSSGNFFEDFSLGQVIHHATPRTITEGDVSLYSALYGTRFAVQSAESFAKAIGYPRAPVDDLLVFHIVFGKTVPDISLNAVANLGYAACRFLAPVYPGDTLHAVSEVIGLRENANRTSGVVYVRSTGFNQHGKEVLDYARWVMVRKRNEHGAAPEPLVPQLPSAIPAEGLGASVPALHLREYNFRLAGSEHRFEDYTPGEKIDHVDGMTVEEAEHQIATRLYQNTAKVHFNQFAQKSDRFGKRLIYGGHVISLARALSFNGLANAFHVAAINGGRHVAPLFAGDTVFAWSEVLDAQELPHRSDVGALRLRMVATKDRPCRDYPYKNGDEYEPGVILDLDYWVLIPR; this is encoded by the coding sequence ATGAATCCGGTTGTGACGAAGATGAAAACTTCTTCCGGCAATTTCTTCGAGGATTTTTCGCTTGGGCAGGTCATCCACCACGCGACGCCACGAACGATCACGGAAGGCGACGTATCGCTCTATTCGGCGCTTTACGGCACGCGCTTCGCCGTGCAGTCGGCGGAGAGCTTCGCGAAGGCAATCGGCTATCCGCGTGCGCCGGTCGATGATCTGCTTGTGTTTCACATCGTGTTCGGCAAGACGGTGCCGGATATCTCGCTGAACGCAGTCGCGAACCTCGGCTATGCCGCGTGCCGTTTCCTCGCGCCGGTCTATCCGGGCGATACGCTGCACGCCGTTTCCGAGGTGATCGGCTTGCGCGAGAATGCGAACCGCACCTCCGGCGTGGTCTATGTGCGTTCGACCGGCTTCAACCAGCATGGCAAGGAAGTGCTCGACTACGCGCGCTGGGTGATGGTGCGCAAGCGCAACGAGCATGGCGCGGCACCTGAGCCGCTGGTGCCGCAGCTTCCCTCCGCGATCCCTGCCGAAGGACTGGGCGCAAGTGTGCCCGCGCTGCATTTACGCGAATATAATTTCCGCCTTGCGGGGAGCGAACACCGTTTCGAGGACTACACGCCGGGCGAGAAGATCGACCATGTGGACGGCATGACGGTCGAGGAAGCCGAGCACCAGATCGCGACGCGGCTCTACCAGAACACGGCGAAAGTCCACTTCAACCAGTTCGCGCAGAAGTCGGATCGCTTCGGGAAGCGGCTGATCTACGGCGGTCATGTCATTTCGCTGGCACGGGCGCTTTCGTTCAACGGCCTCGCCAACGCGTTCCATGTCGCGGCCATCAACGGCGGGCGGCATGTCGCGCCGCTGTTCGCGGGCGATACGGTGTTTGCGTGGTCGGAAGTGCTCGACGCGCAGGAGTTGCCGCACCGGAGCGATGTCGGCGCGCTACGTTTGCGTATGGTAGCGACCAAGGACCGGCCCTGTAGGGATTATCCGTACAAGAACGGCGACGAATACGAGCCGGGCGTG
- a CDS encoding CoA ester lyase gives MPSSIRPRRSVLYMPGSNARALEKARSLAADALILDLEDAVAPDAKTIAREQVTAAVKAGGYGNREVAIRVNAFSTPWGMDDFKAAAMANPDAILVPKVSSADEMNDIARALAQTNADGKIRIWVMIETALSAFRLEQIAATAKDDKTRLSVFILGTNDYAKETRARITRGRAGLIPFLANTVAAARAYGIDVIDGVYNDIANIDGLKEEAAQARDFGFDGKTIIHPSHIAPCNEVFSPGEEEVAAARKVVSAFEQPENAGKGVLQIDGRMYEILHAEIAKRTVAVADAIREREAAQ, from the coding sequence ATGCCGTCTTCCATTCGTCCGCGCAGAAGCGTGCTCTACATGCCCGGCTCCAATGCGCGTGCGCTGGAGAAGGCGCGCTCACTTGCCGCAGATGCATTGATCCTCGATCTGGAAGACGCAGTCGCGCCCGACGCCAAAACCATCGCGCGCGAACAAGTTACGGCAGCCGTGAAGGCCGGCGGCTACGGCAACCGGGAAGTCGCAATCCGCGTCAATGCGTTCTCGACGCCATGGGGCATGGATGATTTCAAGGCGGCGGCGATGGCGAATCCGGATGCCATTCTGGTGCCGAAAGTCTCGTCTGCCGACGAAATGAACGATATCGCGCGGGCGCTGGCGCAAACGAACGCGGACGGGAAAATCCGCATCTGGGTCATGATCGAAACGGCACTATCGGCCTTTCGTCTCGAACAGATCGCAGCGACCGCGAAAGACGACAAGACTCGGCTCTCGGTTTTCATTCTCGGCACCAACGACTACGCGAAGGAAACGCGGGCGAGGATCACGCGCGGGCGCGCGGGATTGATCCCGTTCCTCGCGAATACGGTCGCTGCCGCGCGCGCTTACGGAATCGACGTGATCGACGGCGTCTATAACGACATCGCCAATATCGACGGATTGAAGGAAGAAGCCGCGCAGGCGCGCGATTTCGGCTTCGATGGCAAGACCATTATCCACCCCTCGCATATCGCGCCTTGCAACGAGGTGTTCTCGCCGGGCGAGGAAGAAGTCGCGGCCGCGCGAAAAGTGGTGAGCGCTTTCGAACAGCCGGAGAATGCGGGCAAGGGCGTTTTGCAGATCGACGGCCGCATGTACGAAATCCTTCATGCGGAAATCGCGAAGCGTACGGTCGCGGTGGCGGATGCGATCAGGGAACGGGAAGCGGCGCAATGA
- a CDS encoding carbonic anhydrase — protein MDFPERLTAGYRNFLTNRLPDEQSRFRELATRGQKPEVMVIGCCDSRVSPEVIFDAAPGELFVARNVANLVPPYSPDGATRAVSASLEFAVQALRVKHIVVLGHAQCGGIAAHANHIEPLSPGDFIGNWMKIIEPAVQSMPRRAHNESEREYLTRLEKASVLLTVKNLMTFPCVNILVGRGKLKLHGAYFGVADGDLLVYDEQKKDFVPVAKAEHAAAIAEPRF, from the coding sequence GTGGATTTTCCCGAACGGCTCACGGCAGGCTATCGCAACTTTCTCACCAACCGTCTGCCCGACGAGCAGAGTCGGTTCAGGGAACTCGCGACCCGCGGCCAGAAGCCCGAAGTCATGGTGATTGGCTGTTGCGACAGCCGCGTGTCGCCGGAAGTCATCTTCGACGCCGCACCGGGTGAATTGTTCGTCGCGCGCAATGTCGCGAATCTGGTGCCGCCGTATTCGCCGGACGGCGCGACCCGCGCCGTCTCCGCCTCCCTCGAATTCGCGGTGCAGGCGCTGCGCGTGAAGCACATCGTGGTGCTCGGCCATGCACAGTGCGGCGGTATCGCCGCGCACGCGAACCATATCGAACCGCTCTCGCCGGGCGATTTCATCGGCAACTGGATGAAGATAATCGAGCCCGCGGTGCAAAGCATGCCGCGGCGCGCGCACAACGAGAGCGAGCGCGAATATCTTACGCGCCTCGAAAAGGCATCCGTGCTGCTGACCGTCAAGAACCTGATGACGTTCCCTTGCGTGAACATCCTGGTCGGGCGCGGCAAGCTGAAGCTGCACGGCGCGTACTTCGGCGTCGCGGACGGCGACCTGCTGGTCTACGACGAACAGAAGAAAGATTTCGTGCCGGTCGCGAAGGCCGAGCACGCGGCGGCGATCGCCGAGCCGAGATTCTGA
- a CDS encoding aspartate-semialdehyde dehydrogenase gives MGYKVAVVGATGNVGREMLNILADRGFPADEVVALASRRSIGVEVSYGDRILKCKALENYDFSDTDFCLMSAGSSVSKEWSPKIGAQGCVVIDNSSCWRYDDEVPLIVPEVNADAVTGYTKKNIIANPNCSTAQLVVALKPLHDAAKIKRVVVSTYQSVSGAGKDAMDELFNQTKAIYVNDSVEPEKFTKRIAFNVIPHIDVFREDGYTKEEWKMDAETKKILDPDIALTATCVRVPVFVGHSEAVNVEFEQPLSADKARDILREAPGLLVVDKRENGGYVTPFEATGEDATYISRIREDHTVKNGLNFWCVSDNLRKGAALNAIQIAEVLVNRKLVQPKKKAA, from the coding sequence ATGGGTTACAAGGTCGCCGTAGTCGGCGCGACGGGTAACGTCGGCCGCGAAATGCTGAACATCCTTGCGGACCGCGGCTTCCCCGCGGACGAGGTCGTGGCGCTGGCTTCGCGCCGCTCGATCGGGGTCGAGGTTTCGTATGGTGACCGGATCCTTAAATGCAAGGCGCTCGAGAACTACGATTTCTCGGACACCGACTTCTGCCTGATGTCGGCGGGTTCTTCCGTGTCGAAGGAATGGTCGCCCAAGATCGGCGCGCAGGGCTGCGTGGTGATCGATAACTCGTCGTGCTGGCGCTACGACGACGAGGTGCCGCTGATCGTTCCGGAAGTGAACGCGGATGCTGTCACCGGCTATACGAAGAAGAACATCATCGCGAACCCGAACTGCTCGACCGCACAGCTCGTGGTGGCGCTGAAGCCGCTGCACGATGCCGCGAAGATCAAGCGCGTCGTGGTCTCGACCTATCAATCGGTGTCGGGTGCCGGCAAGGACGCGATGGACGAACTCTTCAACCAGACCAAGGCGATCTACGTGAACGACTCGGTCGAGCCGGAGAAGTTCACCAAGCGCATCGCCTTCAATGTCATTCCGCACATCGACGTGTTCCGCGAGGACGGTTACACGAAAGAAGAGTGGAAGATGGACGCCGAGACGAAAAAGATCCTCGATCCGGACATCGCACTGACCGCGACCTGCGTGCGCGTGCCGGTGTTCGTAGGCCATTCGGAAGCGGTGAACGTCGAGTTTGAGCAGCCGCTCTCGGCGGACAAGGCGCGCGACATTCTTCGCGAAGCACCGGGTCTGCTGGTGGTGGATAAGCGCGAGAACGGCGGTTACGTCACGCCGTTCGAGGCGACCGGCGAGGATGCGACCTACATCTCGCGCATCCGCGAAGATCACACGGTGAAGAACGGCCTGAACTTCTGGTGCGTGTCCGACAATCTGCGCAAGGGCGCGGCGCTGAACGCGATCCAGATCGCGGAAGTGCTGGTCAACCGCAAGCTCGTGCAGCCGAAGAAGAAGGCGGCGTAA
- a CDS encoding sulfite oxidase — protein MTTRERSFEELYRDDPERADALLHGRKTGASRRGFLGGAGVAAVGAMVGAAIPFSKNMPAGFVPAAFAQQPNPNAQTTTPPPATPEKKGPQLLNFPGKDGKLVVLGERPLVAETPEALLDDDTTPTSKFFIRNNGNPPQNTGDPDAWKLTIDGEVNKPLEITVGELKKKYKPQTLRMVLECGGNGRSFFSPPASGNQWTNGGVGCAEWTGVSLAEVLKTAGVKPSGIYTANYGADAHLSGDPARHTLSRGVRIAKAMEPQTLLVWAMNGKPLEAVHGAPLRLITPGWAGSVSHKWLNKITIRDKEHDGQGMVGTNYRLAINPMVPGSKADPKNFRILESMPVRSIITSPANGTKLAAGTREIKLRGASWAGDLTVKQVEVSADFGQTWTKATLANPKNKFDWQRWTGTVKVPSDGYYEIWSKATDSNGKAQPHVAAGWNPQGYGSNPFHRIAVLIG, from the coding sequence ATGACGACGCGCGAGCGCTCGTTCGAAGAACTGTATCGTGATGATCCCGAGCGCGCCGATGCGTTGCTCCATGGACGCAAAACCGGCGCTTCGCGGCGCGGATTTCTTGGCGGCGCTGGTGTCGCCGCTGTCGGCGCAATGGTGGGTGCCGCCATTCCGTTCTCGAAAAACATGCCTGCCGGTTTTGTGCCAGCCGCATTCGCGCAGCAACCGAATCCGAACGCGCAAACCACGACACCGCCGCCCGCAACACCGGAAAAGAAAGGGCCGCAGCTGCTCAATTTCCCCGGCAAGGACGGCAAGCTCGTGGTGCTCGGCGAGCGGCCGCTGGTGGCGGAAACGCCGGAAGCGTTGCTCGACGACGACACCACGCCGACCTCGAAATTCTTCATCCGTAACAACGGTAATCCGCCGCAGAACACCGGCGATCCGGACGCATGGAAGCTCACCATCGACGGCGAAGTGAACAAGCCGCTCGAAATCACGGTCGGCGAACTGAAGAAGAAATACAAACCGCAAACGCTGCGCATGGTGTTGGAGTGCGGCGGCAACGGCCGTTCGTTCTTCTCGCCGCCTGCAAGCGGCAACCAGTGGACCAACGGTGGCGTCGGCTGCGCGGAATGGACCGGCGTTTCCCTTGCCGAAGTGCTGAAAACCGCGGGTGTGAAGCCCTCCGGCATCTACACCGCGAATTACGGGGCGGACGCGCATCTTTCGGGCGATCCCGCGCGTCATACGCTTTCGCGCGGCGTGCGCATCGCGAAAGCTATGGAGCCGCAGACGCTTCTCGTCTGGGCGATGAACGGCAAGCCGCTGGAGGCTGTACACGGCGCGCCGCTGCGGTTGATCACGCCGGGCTGGGCGGGTTCGGTGTCGCACAAGTGGCTGAACAAGATCACGATCCGCGACAAGGAACACGACGGGCAGGGCATGGTCGGCACCAACTACCGTCTCGCGATCAATCCGATGGTGCCGGGGAGCAAGGCGGACCCGAAGAATTTCCGCATTCTCGAATCGATGCCGGTGCGTTCGATCATCACGTCTCCCGCGAACGGCACCAAGCTTGCCGCCGGTACGCGCGAGATCAAGCTGCGCGGCGCGTCGTGGGCGGGCGATCTCACGGTGAAGCAGGTCGAAGTCTCGGCCGATTTCGGCCAGACCTGGACCAAAGCGACGCTCGCCAACCCGAAGAACAAGTTCGACTGGCAGCGCTGGACGGGAACCGTGAAAGTGCCGAGCGACGGCTATTACGAGATCTGGAGCAAGGCGACCGACTCCAACGGCAAGGCGCAGCCGCATGTGGCGGCGGGATGGAACCCGCAAGGTTACGGCTCCAATCCCTTCCACCGGATCGCGGTGCTGATTGGCTGA